GAAGTTACGATCGAGCGATGCGGTGACGTCACGAGCATCTCCGCCCTCGAGCGGAGCCACCAGCACACCACTGACTCTAAAGCCGATTTCCGGCCCCCGGCTCGCGGTCCACGCCACCGAACGCCCGTCGGGCGACACAATGCCCGCGACGCCGAACCCCTTCCGACCCGAGATCGTGCGCTCGGCTCCGGTCGCGAGGTCACGCAGCACTAGCGTACCGTTGATCGCCTCGCCCGAATGCGGCTTGGGCCAGACACCGAGCACCACCCGCCGTCCGTCCGGCGTCCACGACACCGACGCAACGTGGCGCACCCCGGACGTGATCCGGGTCGCTGCGCCGCCATCCGCCGGCACAGTCCACAGATGGGTCGGCAAGGTGGCCGCCTGGTCGAGGAAGCTGCTGTTGCCGACTTCGAATGACTTGTTGTGGCGCTCCTCGCCAGTCCGCTCCGGCGCCTCGTCACGGGTCAGGATGGCAAAGGACTCACCATCGGGACGCCAGGAGTAGCTGCTAACGCCATGCTTGAATGAGGTAATCCGGCGAGCCTCCCCGCCGCCGAGCGGCAGAACATAGAGCTGCGTTTCCTTCCCCTCCTCGCGATCGAGAAAGGCCAGCCGATCACCGCTCGGCGACCATTCCGGCGAGCCGATGTTGCGGCGGCCCGGGGCCAGCTCGCGTGAGCGACCAGTAGCGGCATCGATCAGCACCAGCGAGCGCTCGAAGCGGTTGTCGGCGTAGTTGGTCCGACTCAGCACGGCTGCGACCTGCTGTCCGTCCGGAGAGACCCGCACGCCGGAGACCGTGACCTCGAGACCAAGATCGTTGAGTTCGAACCGCCGCTGCTGTCCGCCCGCCGCCGCGGTCCAGGTCAACAGTAGGATCAGGGCTCCCGTAGCAGCACGCATCGTCGATTCTCCTGTGGTGGCATTGCAGCGTTCTCCTTCCAATCTATTCGCCTTCCGCAAAACGGCGACTCACCCTGCGAGACCGACCCGCCACAGCACGTAGGCATAGTCCGTGGCAATCTCCCGCAGTCGATCGTATCGACCGGATGCCCCGGAATGACCGGCGTCGAGATTGGTGAGCAAGATCACCGGCCGCGGGTCGGTATCGATTGTGCGCAGCTTGGCCACATACTTGGCCGGCTCCCAGTACATCACCTGACTGTCATTCAGGGAACTCCGTATCAGCAGAGCGGGATACGAACCTGAACGCAGATTGGTGTACGGACAGTAGCTCCGGATCCAGCGGAACTGCTCCTCGATGTCCGGATTGCCCCATTCCTCGTACTCGCCCACCGTCAGTGGAAGCGTCGGGTCGCGCATGGTATTCAGAACATCGACGAACGGGACCTGCAGAATGGCGGCGCTCGCCAGATCCGGTCGGGCGTTGATGACCGCGCCCATCAGCAGCCCGCCGGCGCTGCCTCCTTCGATCACGAGTTGCGACGGCGTGGTTCGCCCGACGGCCGCGAGATGATCGGCGACGGCAATGAAGTCAGTGAACGAATTAGACTTCTGTCCCAGCTTGCCGGCGTCGTGCCAGGGTCGGCCCAGCTCGCCACCGCCCCGGACGTGCGCCACCGCAAACGCAACCCCGCGGTCGAGCAGGCTCAAGCGGTTAGACGTGAAGGAGACCGGATAGGAGATGCCATACGCGCCATACCCGGTCAGGTAGGTCGGCACGGCGACTGTCGGCCCGGCCAGGCGCACCAGGGAGATCGGTACCCTGACGCCGTCCGGGGCAACCGCGAAAAGGCGCTCGCTGACGTAGCGGGACGGGTCATAGTCGCCCAGCACTTCTTTGCGCTTGAGCAGCACCGACACGTGCGTCTGCATGTCGTACTCATAGACGGACGACGACGTCACGAACGACTCGTATCGGTAGCGCAGCCGGGTCGTTTCCCACGTCAGGTTGATCGACGGACTAACGTCGTAAACTTCCTCGCCGAACTCCACCAGCCGACCCGCTGGGGAACCGACTGGACCAACCCGAATCCGAGGCAGACCCTCGCTCCGCTCCCAGGACACCCAGTGACCGGCAAAGCATTCGAACCCCTCCAGCATCACCCCGAGATGGGCCGGCAGGAACTCGACCCAGTTCGCCTCGTCAGGCGCAGCAACCGGAGCCGACACCACCCGAAACGTGGCCGCCGTGTCGTTGACCCGGATATAGAAATGGTCGCCGTGGTGCTCGATATCGTACTCACGGTCTTGCCGCCGCGGCGAGACAACACGCCAGGCGCCGTCTGGCGCATCGGTCTCGAGAACGTGTGCCTCACTCGTGATGTGGCTGGCGGCGTACATCACGAGATAGCGCCTGCTCCGGGTTCGGGTGACGATGACCCGGAAACGCTCATCCGTCTCTTCGTAGACGAGCCGCGCAGCTCCCCCGTCGACGACCGCGGCGTACATCCGGAACTCACGTTTGGTGACGGGGTCATCCACGGTGTAGAAGAACGCCCGACTGTCCGCCGCCCATGCGAACGAACCGACTCGCGGCACGGGAACGATCCGCGCCTCGCCGGTGGCCAGATCCTTGACGTGGAGTGTGTACTCTCGAAAGCCTGTGGTGTCGATCGCGTAGGCGAGCAACCCGGCATCCGGGCTGATTGCATACACACCAAGCCCCATGAAGGTGTGCCCTTCGGCAAGCGTGTTCAGATCGAGCAGGACTTCCTCGGGCGCCTCCATACTGCCGTGACGTCGGGCATAGATAGCGTACTGCTGACCCTCCACGGTGCGCGAGTAGTACCAGTACTCTCCATCGCGATACGGCACACTCAGGTCAGTCTGCCTGATCCGGGCCAGCATCTCATCGTAGAGTGTCGCCTCGAGCGGAGCGAGCGGCGCCAGCACCGCGTGGCCGTAGGCATTCTCGGCCTCGAGGTAGGCGCGCACCTCGGGGTCGTCTCGCCGGCACATCCAGGCATAGTCGTCGTGAAACGTTTCGCCATGCATCGAGAAGGCGGTCGGCTCGCGCCGAGCCACCGGGGGTATCTGCGTCGTCATGCCGTGCTCTCCGACCTGGCGTCGGGCCACACCTGCCGGATCAGATCCGGCAGCACGGTCCCCGCCGGGCCGATCAGGTGATGGATGCCGGCGCCGCTATGCTGACCGCCAGCATCCGTGTTCACA
This region of Gemmatimonadales bacterium genomic DNA includes:
- a CDS encoding S9 family peptidase → MTTQIPPVARREPTAFSMHGETFHDDYAWMCRRDDPEVRAYLEAENAYGHAVLAPLAPLEATLYDEMLARIRQTDLSVPYRDGEYWYYSRTVEGQQYAIYARRHGSMEAPEEVLLDLNTLAEGHTFMGLGVYAISPDAGLLAYAIDTTGFREYTLHVKDLATGEARIVPVPRVGSFAWAADSRAFFYTVDDPVTKREFRMYAAVVDGGAARLVYEETDERFRVIVTRTRSRRYLVMYAASHITSEAHVLETDAPDGAWRVVSPRRQDREYDIEHHGDHFYIRVNDTAATFRVVSAPVAAPDEANWVEFLPAHLGVMLEGFECFAGHWVSWERSEGLPRIRVGPVGSPAGRLVEFGEEVYDVSPSINLTWETTRLRYRYESFVTSSSVYEYDMQTHVSVLLKRKEVLGDYDPSRYVSERLFAVAPDGVRVPISLVRLAGPTVAVPTYLTGYGAYGISYPVSFTSNRLSLLDRGVAFAVAHVRGGGELGRPWHDAGKLGQKSNSFTDFIAVADHLAAVGRTTPSQLVIEGGSAGGLLMGAVINARPDLASAAILQVPFVDVLNTMRDPTLPLTVGEYEEWGNPDIEEQFRWIRSYCPYTNLRSGSYPALLIRSSLNDSQVMYWEPAKYVAKLRTIDTDPRPVILLTNLDAGHSGASGRYDRLREIATDYAYVLWRVGLAG